A region of the Isosphaeraceae bacterium EP7 genome:
AAAAACTGAAATCTCGGCGGTCGAAATCAGTTCGCCCGAGCGGTGGTTTCAAGGGGTCGATCATGCTGAGCGTCAAGGCGAGGCGGAAGCGCCCCCGGCTGGTGCTCCGGCTGCTGGCGCAGGGGATGACCCGGACAGAGGCAGCCCGTGCAGCGAAGATCGGCCGGCCGGAGCTTTACCGGATGCTCGCCCGAGCGGGGCGAACTAACGCCGGCCAAAATGTACCGATAGGTGTCCGCAAGGGCGTTGCTTCGATCCGAGCAGTCATCAGAGCCCCAAAAGCCGCCTCGATGTTCCCATCACGCGGGCCGCACGGGGATGAGCCCGATGTGATCCGGGCAGCATGGGAGCAACTCGCCTCGGACGAAGGCTAGCCCTGCTCATTTGCCCCATGCCCGGCAGCCATATCGTTCCTGCGTTACTTCTTCTTCCTCGGGTCGTCGTCCGGGTTCACGTACTCGATGGCCCATGGCCCCTCCCCGTGCAACTGGATGATGGTCTCGCCCTCGACCCAGACGTAATGTTTCATGCCCGCCGGCCACGTCCCGTAGGCCCCGGCCGGCAGAGCCTCGCCCTTGGTCGCGTCGAATTTCTCGCCCATGCCGAGCCGAAACGTCCCGTCGAGGATGGTGACGCGTTCCGTCTTGGGGTGGGTGTGCAGGGGAATGCGATAGCCGTCCGGGACCTTGATGCGCAAGACGAAGGGTCCGGGTTTGGACGGGTCGCCCTCGAGGACCGCGAATTCGGCCCCAGGCGGCAGGGAAGGCGGGCCCGCCTTCCAACGAAGATCGTCCGGCCGGCTGACGGCGGCTTTCATCGCGACGTCCGCGTGCTGGGCAAGGAGGCCGGTCGCGTTCCACGCGACAGCAGACAGGAGGAGGCCCGCCGCGAGCGATTTCGCACGCATTTTCTTCTCCTTATGTGAAATGTCGAATCGGCTCAGTGCCCCTCGACGCCGACCGCGACGAGAATCATGGTATCGAGGAGTAGGAGGCGTCGTATCGGGCGGGGGTCGAGTTGAGTCATGGTAGGTCAACCTTTCTCGTCGCATCTTGTCCGCGTTATTCTCCGAGGGCAATAGTTCCCCGGGCCCGACGAAGATCCTCGCGAGCGAGCCGGCCCTACGAGCGGCCGGGATCGCATCGAGGTACCGAAAGGCCGCTTCCATGAGTCACGTCGAATACCGCCCGAGCGTGCCGAGCCGCCACCTCGGCCGCCGCAGCCGGAATCGATTCCACGAGTTCGACCGGGTCTACTTCGACTACTTGGTCTCCGAGTACCAGGGGCTGCCGCCGGACACGGGAGACGGCGACGCGAGGAGGACCATCGAGTCGATCCTCCAGTCGCCGAAGCACCATCGCGCCGACCTGCACCCGCTGGAGCTGGCCCTGCTGAAGCTGCGGCACATCGACCGCCTGCGGCGCGACGCCTGGGCGTATCGCGACCGCCTGCGCGACGTGGCCGGCCGGGCTCGATACGACGCCTACCTGGCCTCGAGCCCGCCCGACCCCCGAACGGCGCCGGAGCCCGAGGTGAGGGCCGATATCGAGCACCTGGTCGGCGAGCTGCACTGGTTCTACGGTCTCCAGCCCGTGCGCGAGCGGTTCAGGATCCGCTTCATCCGATACATCAGCGCCCTGCTGTTCGTCCTCTCCGCGTGCTTCATCGCCTACCTGGCAATCGTGCATCGCGAGCACAACCCGTCGCTGGTCCTGGTCCTGTTCTCGGGCCTGGTCGGGGCCACGATGAGCGTCCTGCACAGGATGGAGAAGGCCCAGGGGGGCGGCGACCCGATCGCCACGAGCCTGGCGTGGGAGCAGGCGCAGGGGAGCCTGCTTCTGGCCCCGTGCAGCGGGGCCATCTTCGCGGCGATCCTCTACCTGATCTTCGGAGCCGGCCTCCTCAAAGGGATCGCGTTCCCCGAGATCGCGACGGCCGGCCCGGACCTGGCCCACGGGGGCGATTATCTGTCGTTCCCGGATTTCGTCCGCCATACGGGTCCGGTGGCGGGGATCGACTGGTTCAAGCTCCTGATCTGGTCCTTCGCCGCGGGCTTTGCCGAGCGGTTGGTCCCCGATGCATTGGACAGGATCGTCGCCCGCCGCCAGGAAGCGGCTGCTGAGTAAGAGTCTATCCGGTAATAATCTTCGGTTTTCTCGGGTATTTATAGGCGGTCGCCTCGGCGGGATCGGGCTTCAAGAGCCTGAGCATCCGATGGATCGAGCACACCTTGATGAACGCCTCGCTCGACTCCACGCGCCCTTCGTAGTCCCGGCTGTTGCGGCGATAACGCCCCAGCCAGGCGAAGGTGCGTTCCACGACCCAGCGATGATGCAGCAGGACGAACCCCTTCGCGCCCGCCGGGCGGTCCACCACCTCCAGGACCTAGTGGTCTGTCACGCGTGGGTTGTCGGGTAGAGCTTGCGGAGTTTCGTCCTCGCGTCGGCGGTCGTGAATTGCCAATCGGCCTTCACGCACGCACCGTTCCTGCGGCCCTTCCAGGCACCGACGTGCCGCACCATCGACGACCGATCGCCGATCCGATCGGGCAGGTCACGCGATAGCGCGCTCAGCTCGATCTCGGCCATGTTCAGCCAGCTGCCGTGCTTCGGCGTGTGATGCACCTCCAGCCGGTCGGCGATCCTCCTCGCCTCTGCGGGCGGGAATGCCTCATACAGGCTCGCTGGTGAGTGCGTGTTGAGCTGATCCATCACCAGGACCACCCGCTCCGCTTCCCGGTACCGGCCGTCGACCAACTCGCGGATGAACTGGGCCCAGTCGACCCGCGTGCGGCTGTCGGTGACCTTCGCCTCGCGCCATCCGTCTAGGGGCTCGAACGCCAGGAATACGCTGGCCACGCCGTTGCGGGTGTAGACGCTGTCGTAACGCTCGACCTGGCCGGGCCCGGGCGGCAGCGGCTGGCGGACCTCGCCGATGAGCTGCTTGAACGTCTCGTCCATGCAGACCACCGGCTGCGCCGGGTCGTAGGGCCGGTGGTAGACCTCCAGCACATCCTCCATGTGATGCACGAACTCCGCCGACTGCTTCGGCGGGATGCACCACATCCGCCGCAGGTGGGGCTTCAGCTCGTTTTCTGAAGAGCCCGCCGCACCGTCTCGTGCGAGACCTTCCCGGCGTAGCCCAGCTCGACGACCCGCTCGGCGAGCAGTCGCAAGGTCCACCGCTTCTTGCCATCGGGCGCCTTCGAGCAGGCCAGGGCGATCAGGTGGGCCTCCTGCGAGCCGTCGAGGGCACGGGCATAGATGCGCCTGGTGGGCTTGGGCATCAGGGCCGACTCGAGCCCCTCCTCGACGAATCGCTGGCGGACTCGCTCGACG
Encoded here:
- a CDS encoding cupin domain-containing protein produces the protein MRAKSLAAGLLLSAVAWNATGLLAQHADVAMKAAVSRPDDLRWKAGPPSLPPGAEFAVLEGDPSKPGPFVLRIKVPDGYRIPLHTHPKTERVTILDGTFRLGMGEKFDATKGEALPAGAYGTWPAGMKHYVWVEGETIIQLHGEGPWAIEYVNPDDDPRKKK
- a CDS encoding IS630 family transposase (programmed frameshift) produces the protein MAKKYRVTLKAEERGELEAMISRGKADARKLAHARVLLQADEADGGPARSDQEVASALDLSTRTVERVRQRFVEEGLESALMPKPTRRIYARALDGSQEAHLIALACSKAPDGKKRWTLRLLAERVVELGYAGKVSHETVRRALPENELKPHLRRMWCIPPKQSAEFVHHMEDVLEVYHRPYDPAQPVVCMDETFKQLIGEVRQPLPPGPGQVERYDSVYTRNGVASVFLAFEPLDGWREAKVTDSRTRVDWAQFIRELVDGRYREAERVVLVMDQLNTHSPASLYEAFPPAEARRIADRLEVHHTPKHGSWLNMAEIELSALSRDLPDRIGDRSSMVRHVGAWKGRRNGACVKADWQFTTADARTKLRKLYPTTHA